A part of Liolophura sinensis isolate JHLJ2023 chromosome 1, CUHK_Ljap_v2, whole genome shotgun sequence genomic DNA contains:
- the LOC135481838 gene encoding calponin-1-like produces the protein MSERVHAMGMDRALHGRISARYDTGAEREVREWIKTLVGEDIGSGALEVERSMRNGVILVKLLQKVYEGTPNLPPAARRVKLKYNNMSAPFKQMENIETFLKGAEAYGVPNNSLFQTVDLYEGRNMAMVVSTILQVGSEAQRHGFNGPTCGPKPTERHEVHFSDEQLRAGQGIIGLQAGTNKCASQAGMAMGAVRHIADIRADDASKEGQTVIGLQAGSNKGASQAGMSMGAVRHIADIRADDASKEGQTVIGLQAGSNKGASQAGMSMGAVRHIADIRADDASREGQTVIGLQAGSNKGASQKGMSMGAVRHIADIRADDASKEGQTVIGLQAGSNKGASQKGMSMGAVRHIADIRADDASREGQTMIGLQAGSNKGASQKGMSMGAQRHIADISVEELQGKGDISLQYGSNKGATQSGMSFGQARKM, from the exons ATGTCTGAAAGAGTACATGCTATGGGAATGGACCGGGCACTGCACGGCAGG ATATCAGCTCGCTATGACACCGGAGCTGAGCGGGAGGTTCGCGAATGGATCAAAACTCTGGTGGGGGAGGATATTGGTTCCGGGGCACTCGAGGTGGAGAGATCCATGCGCAATGGAGTCATCCTTGTGAA ACTTTTACAGAAGGTGTATGAGGGAACCCCGAACTTACCTCCCGCAGCTCGCAGAGTGAAACTGAAGTACAACAACATGTCCGCTCCCTTCAAACAG ATGGAGAATATTGAAACGTTCTTGAAAGGTGCCGAGGCTTATGGTGTCCCCAATAACTCCCTGTTCCAGACAGTAGACTTGTATGAAGGCAGAAATATGGCCATGGTCGTATCCACTATCCTCCAAGTTGGGAGTGAG GCCCAAAGGCATGGATTCAACGGGCCAACTTGTGGTCCAAAACCAACCGAGAGACATGAAGTGCATTTCTCAGACGAACAGCTGAGAGCTGGCCAGGGTATCATTGGCCTCCAGGCAGGTACAAACAAATGTGCCAGTCAGGCTGGTATGGCCATGGGCGCCGTCAGACATATTGCTGACATCAGAGCTGACGACGCATCCAAGGAAGGTCAAACCGTCATTGGGCTCCAAGCCGGTAGCAACAAGGGGGCTAGTCAAGCTGGCATGTCCATGGGTGCCGTCAGACATATTGCTGACATCAGAGCTGACGACGCATCCAAGGAAGGTCAAACCGTTATTGGGCTCCAAGCCGGTAGCAACAAGGGGGCTAGCCAAGCTGGCATGTCCATGGGTGCAGTCAGACATATTGCTGACATCAGAGCAGATGATGCGTCAAGAGAAGGTCAAACAGTTATCGGGCTCCAAGCCGGAAGTAACAAAGGCGCAAGTCAGAAGGGAATGTCCATGGGAGCCGTCAGACATATTGCTGACATTAGAGCTGACGACGCATCCAAGGAAGGTCAAACCGTTATTGGTCTGCAGGCCGGAAGCAACAAGGGCGCAAGTCAGAAGGGAATGTCCATGGGTGCTGTCAGACATATTGCTGACATCAGAGCTGACGACGCATCGCGGGAGGGCCAGACGATGATTGGTCTGCAGGCCGGAAGCAACAAAGGCGCAAGTCAGAAGGGTATGTCCATGGGTGCACAGAGGCATATAGCCGATATTTCTGTGGAAGAATTACAAGGAAAAGGTGATATCAGTCTGCAGTACGGCAGTAACAAAGGCGCCACTCAGTCCGGCATGAGCTTCGGTCAGGCCAGGAAAATGTGA